The Salvelinus namaycush isolate Seneca chromosome 16, SaNama_1.0, whole genome shotgun sequence genome has a segment encoding these proteins:
- the si:dkey-93l1.9 gene encoding ninjurin-1 gives MINMNHYATKKSVAQSMLDVALLMANSSQLKTVLYMESQYRFYKPLIVLLSMSITLQVVVGLLLVFIVKYDLNDVRKHSKLNMMNNTATVFVLFTVLINIFITALGFEGAVIGLPEPQSFLLTTEQNQTGGL, from the exons ATGATTAACATGAATCACTATGCCACTAAGAAGAGTGTAGCTCAGAGTATGCTTGATGTGGCTCTACTCATGGCTAACTCATCCCAGCTAAAAACTGTTCTATACATGGAGTCACAGTACAGATTCTACAAACCTCTCATAGTACTGCTGTCCATGTCTATTACGCTACAGGTTGTCGTGGGACTACTGCTGGTCTTTA tcgtgaagTATGATCTGAATGATGTGAGGAAACACTCAAAGCTGAACATGATGAACAACACAGCAACAGTATTTGTTTTATTCACAGTCCTCATCAACATCTTCATCACTGCGCTAGGCTTTGAGGGTGCTGTTATAGGACTTCCAGAACCCCAATCCTTCCTTCTGACCACTGAACAGAACCAGACCGGAGGCCTCTAG
- the LOC120060774 gene encoding pro-thyrotropin-releasing hormone-A: MKSACLIILASLVVCNLTLARGQGIPAEEETGDRQTIDDIILQRAESLLLRSILKNIEDEDGANEGLTFQPEWLVKRQHPGKRYQEELEKRQHPGKREDDEDEDYGEVQKRQHPGKREDEFDSFVELQRRQHPGKRLMLEQITENPAFLSELSKRQHPGKRYVMYYSKRQHPGRREVDDESDAGDLKELEKRQHPGKRYLDNTSPDLGANSPCDVLDPGCSKANLLLQLLDNVNKSRAEKRQHPGKRSAPVEDLTEQE, from the exons ATGAAGTCCGCCTGCCTGATCATTCTGGCATCTCTAGTGGTCTGCAACCTGACGTTGGCTCGAGGACAGGGCATCCCCGCTGAGGAGGAGACGGGGGACCGGCAGACTATAGACGATATCATCCTACAGAGAGCCGAGAGCCTCCTGCTCCGCTCCATTCTCAAAAATATAGAGGATGAGGATGGCGCGAACG AGGGATTGACCTTTCAGCCAGAGTGGCTGGTGAAGCGGCAGCATCCCGGTAAGAGGTACCAGGAGGAGCTGGAAAAAAGGCAACACCCTGGGAAGCGAGAGGACGACGAGGACGAAGACTATGGCGAGGTTCAGAAAAGACAGCACCCGGGAAAACGCGAAGACGAATTTGACTCTTTTGTGGAGCTCCAGAGAAGACAGCATCCAGGCAAGCGCTTAATGCTGGAGCAGATTACAGAGAACCCCGCATTTCTAAGTGAACTCTCCAAACGTCAGCACCCGGGCAAGCGCTACGTGATGTACTACAGCAAGCGCCAGCATCCCGGCAGGCGAGAGGTGGACGACGAGTCAGACGCAGGGGACCTCAAGGAGTTGGAGAAGCGCCAACACCCCGGCAAACGCTACTTGGATAACACGAGCCCGGATTTGGGCGCCAACAGTCCCTGTGACGTGCTGGACCCTGGCTGCAGTAAGGCCAACCTGTTGCTCCAGCTATTAGACAACGTGAACAAGAGTCGCGCGGAGAAGAGACAGCACCCAGGCAAAAGGTCCGCACCTGTCGAGGATTTGACCGAACAGGAGTAA